CCGGGAGGCGATAAAATTGGTCGTCGTCGTTTGGATACCCACTTTGAAGGCTTTATTAATTTGGGTGCTAAATTCCGTTACGAAAGAGAAGACCATTTTTATGGAGTGGAAACCAAAACCCGTTTGAAAGGCGCTCACATGTTGTTGGATGAAGCTTCGGTAACCGGAACAGCCAATATCGTAATGGCCGCTGTTTTAGCTGAAGGAACCACTACTATTTATAACGCCGCTTGCGAACCGTATTTGCAACAATTGTGTAAAATGCTGAACTCCATGGGTGCCAAAATCACCGGAGTAGGTTCAAACTTATTAACGATTGAAGGAGTAGACAAATTAGGAGGTTGCGAACACCGCATCCTGCCGGATATGATTGAAATAGGTTCATGGATTGGATTAGCCGCCATGACCCGAAGCGAAATTACCATCAAAAATGTAAGCTGGGAAAACCTTGGCGTTATTCCGAATGTATTCAGAAAACTGGGAATTACGTTAGAGAAAAAAGGAGATGACATTTACATCCCGGCACATACCAAAGGGTACACCGTTAAAACAGATATCGACGGTTCTATCTTAACTATTGCCGATGCGCCATGGCCCGGGTTTACGCCTGACTTGTTGAGTATAGTGTTGGTAGTAGCTACCCAAGCCAATGGCGATGTGCTCATCCACCAAAAAATGTTTGAAAGCCGTTTGTTCTTTGTGGATAAACTAATTGATATGGGAGCTAAGATTATGTTGTGTGATCCGCACCGTGCGGTAGTTATGGGACATGATTTCAAATCACAGTTGAAAGCTACGACCATGTCTTCACCTGATATTCGTGCCGGAATCTCGTTATTGATTGCAGCCCTTTCGGCCAAAGGAACGTCAACCATTCAAAACATTGAACAAATTGACCGTGGGTATGAGCGCATTGACGAAAGACTTCGCGCATTGGGGGCTAATATTGTGAGAGTATAATCTTGAGAGCCGTATCCTTTTGTTTGTTACTGCTTTTGGTATCGTGTAAAACGACGTACCGCAGAACCGACATCAGTTCCATTTCTGAAAAGGAGAAAGCAAAAGTGTATGATTTTGGCATGAGGGTTATGGGAAGCTGCAAAACAAGGCAGTTTGTTCCGCTTAGTGAAAAAGAAGTTGGTAAGAATGGTTTAGTTGCACTAACGTCTGATAAAGTATTGAGTGCTTGTGATGTTTTGGATAAAACCAACGGCAACCTCATTGATATGAAACTCATTGAAGTTATTGATGATACGTCTACGAGTAATTCAAAAATATTCCGATACAAGGCCAATTTTGAACGCAATGAGATAGTCAGGGAGATTAGGATTTGGCTGGGAACTGACGGGAAATTCCAGGGAATCATCTGCGAGACTTGGCAGAACAAATACGAACCTTACAGAAAGAAATAAACAAAATCCCAATGGACTTCAACCCGTTGGGATTTTTTTAATAAAAGCATGGAAACTTACATCATCATACTGCTTTGTGTAGCCGCTTTCTTTGCCGGGTTTGTAGATGCTATCGTGGGCGGCGGTGGTTTGATACAAACCCCGGTGGCTTTGATATTGTTGCCCAATTATGCCGTGGCTTCCATCATAGGTTCTTTAAAAATTCCGGCTTTCAGCGGAACCAGTTTTGCGGCCTATCAGTATTTGAAAAAGGTACAAATGAACTGGAAATTGCTGGCGGTAATGGCAGTGGTGGCTTTTAGTGCGGCCTTCTTAGGGTCTAATTTATTAACGTTGGTGCACAACGATTTCATGAAGCCTTTACTACTCATTGTATTGAGTTTGATTGCCATTTATACGTTTACCAAAAAAGATTTCGGTGCGCATCAAGCCAAAGAACATACTCCAAGAACTCAACTGTTGCTGGCTGTCCTAATGAGCGTTTGCCTCGGGTTTTATGACGGATTCATTGGTCCCGGGACCGGTAGCTTTTTGGTCTTAGGATTTGTAACGGTTTTGGGTTTCGATTTTCTACACGCTTCTGCCAATGCCAAAATGGTAAATCTGGCGACCAATTTCGGTTCTATTTGCCTCTTTGTATTGAAAGGCAAAATCATTTGGGCTATTGCGCTCCCTATGGCTCTTTGCAATGCCGTTGGCGGTTGGGTAGGCGCCAAGCTGGCCATCAAAAAAGGAAACGAATTCATTAGAATCTTCTTTTTGATAGTGATTGTTGGTACGCTAATTCGTTTTGGCTACGATGTGTTTTTTAAATAAAAGACAAACCGCTTCAAATAACCAATCTAAGGAATAAGAAGTAGGGTTGTAGTCTTTCGAAGCAAGTGAATAGGTCATCGATAACGGGTTTTAGGCTTCTGAAGGACATCCCTATAAATCAGCAACCGGTTTTAACTAATTATAAACCGGTTTTTAAGATTCAGAAGCTCAATCTTACCATTTAGAAACTCGTTTTTATCATTTAGAAGCCCGT
Above is a genomic segment from Flavobacterium phycosphaerae containing:
- the murA gene encoding UDP-N-acetylglucosamine 1-carboxyvinyltransferase; amino-acid sequence: MGTFKIEGGIQLKGDVQPQGAKNEALQVLCPALLTSEKVRITNIPDIIDVNKLIVLLGNLGVKIQKNGVGDYTFQADEVNIDYLKTEAFKKEGGSLRGSIMIVGPLLARFGCGYIPKPGGDKIGRRRLDTHFEGFINLGAKFRYEREDHFYGVETKTRLKGAHMLLDEASVTGTANIVMAAVLAEGTTTIYNAACEPYLQQLCKMLNSMGAKITGVGSNLLTIEGVDKLGGCEHRILPDMIEIGSWIGLAAMTRSEITIKNVSWENLGVIPNVFRKLGITLEKKGDDIYIPAHTKGYTVKTDIDGSILTIADAPWPGFTPDLLSIVLVVATQANGDVLIHQKMFESRLFFVDKLIDMGAKIMLCDPHRAVVMGHDFKSQLKATTMSSPDIRAGISLLIAALSAKGTSTIQNIEQIDRGYERIDERLRALGANIVRV
- a CDS encoding sulfite exporter TauE/SafE family protein yields the protein METYIIILLCVAAFFAGFVDAIVGGGGLIQTPVALILLPNYAVASIIGSLKIPAFSGTSFAAYQYLKKVQMNWKLLAVMAVVAFSAAFLGSNLLTLVHNDFMKPLLLIVLSLIAIYTFTKKDFGAHQAKEHTPRTQLLLAVLMSVCLGFYDGFIGPGTGSFLVLGFVTVLGFDFLHASANAKMVNLATNFGSICLFVLKGKIIWAIALPMALCNAVGGWVGAKLAIKKGNEFIRIFFLIVIVGTLIRFGYDVFFK